The following are encoded in a window of Brettanomyces bruxellensis chromosome 9, complete sequence genomic DNA:
- the PRS1_1 gene encoding ribose-phosphate pyrophosphokinase 1 — MSTNSIKILASDVDRHLAELVAKRLGQALTPVDFKRDSNKEITFSIGESIRDEDIYIVMQIGSGPVNDKVLELLIMINACKTASARRITAVLPNFPYARQDRKDKSRAPITAKLMADMLTTAGCDHVITMDLHAAQIQGFFDIPVDNLYAEPSVVRYIKENLDVNNAIIISPDAGGAKRAAGLADRLDLNFALIHKERARANEVSRMVLVGDVTNKQCIIVDDMADTCGTLSKAAEILLDSGAQSVIAIVTHGILSGHAIDNINKSRLTKVVCTNTVPFESKMKLCPKLDTIDISGVLAEAIRRLHNGESISFLFRNAPF; from the coding sequence ATGTCTACAAACTCGATCAAGATATTGGCAAGCGATGTGGATCGTCATCTTGCAGAACTTGTGGCGAAGAGGTTGGGCCAGGCTCTAACGCCCGTAGATTTCAAAAGAGACTCCAACAAGGAAATCACCTTTTCCATCGGCGAGTCCATCAGAGATGAAGACATATACATTGTGATGCAGATAGGTTCGGGACCGGTGAATGACAAGGTGTTGGAGTTGCTCATCATGATCAATGCCTGCAAGACGGCCTCGGCCCGACGGATCACGGCTGTGCTCCCAAACTTCCCCTACGCCAGGCAGGACCGAAAGGATAAAAGCAGAGCACCAATCACTGCAAAGTTGATGGCCGACATGTTGACGACGGCGGGATGCGATCACGTGATCACCATGGACCTCCACGCAGCCCAGATCCAGGGCTTTTTCGACATCCCGGTGGATAACTTGTACGCAGAGCCTTCAGTTGTGAGATACATCAAGGAAAACTTGGATGTGAACAACGCAATAATCATATCTCCGGATGCAGGAGGTGCCAAAAGGGCAGCTGGTTTGGCCGATAGGTTGGACTTGAACTTCGCGTTGATCCACAAGGAGAGGGCCCGGGCCAATGAGGTCAGCCGAATGGTTTTGGTGGGAGATGTTACCAACAAGCAGTGTATTATCGTTGATGATATGGCCGACACTTGTGGCACACTTTCCAAGGCTGCCGAGATCTTACTGGATAGTGGTGCTCAGTCGGTGATTGCCATTGTCACGCACGGAATTTTGAGTGGCCACGCCATCGacaacatcaacaaatCTCGCCTCACAAAAGTTGTCTGTACCAACACCGTGCCGTTTGAGAGTAAGATGAAGCTATGCCCAAAGTTGGACACCATCGACATCTCTGGAGTCTTGGCCGAGGCTATCAGAAGGTTGCATAACGGGGAGAGCATCTCGTTCCTTTTCCGTAACGCACCATTCTGA